One window from the genome of Rariglobus hedericola encodes:
- a CDS encoding LacI family DNA-binding transcriptional regulator — MPKPNQQLIATKLKLSRATVSRCFTNHPGINPQTRAKVFALASKLGYSPLEKAKPRAHAERLKLLDVAVLICVDLPNFDNTAYGNPGEEILTGVTEFARTKKISLDLHYVKPEDLSLDSPSYRRITPMRRRRWKGVLFIYPFPQTVMDELMAKYPCVSLVEQYGTTGLDCVDVDHFRGVNKLMDRLLAHGHQRIGFFTHHYDVEASWALRRHSAYMEKLFSLGMPYNPDDALNIGQHNKLDYDATHQRALELTRKGVTAWLCASDYEAYQLVEFFKKNGLSVPRDVSVTGFDGIRKPAGAPLLSTVQVPYREIGVTGVKRLSDLINRRFDSTQHILLDCALREGETIAAPRNSAL, encoded by the coding sequence ATGCCCAAGCCCAACCAGCAACTCATCGCAACCAAGCTGAAGCTCTCCCGCGCCACCGTCTCGCGCTGCTTCACCAACCACCCCGGCATCAATCCGCAGACGCGCGCCAAGGTCTTCGCGCTCGCCTCCAAGCTGGGCTACTCCCCGCTCGAAAAAGCCAAGCCCCGCGCCCACGCCGAGCGCCTCAAACTGCTCGATGTCGCCGTGTTGATCTGCGTCGACCTGCCTAATTTCGACAACACGGCCTACGGCAATCCCGGCGAAGAAATCCTCACCGGCGTCACCGAGTTCGCCCGCACCAAGAAGATCAGCCTCGATCTCCATTATGTGAAGCCCGAGGACCTGAGCCTCGACAGCCCGTCCTACCGCCGGATCACCCCGATGCGTCGCCGACGCTGGAAAGGCGTGCTCTTTATTTATCCGTTTCCGCAGACAGTCATGGACGAGCTCATGGCGAAATACCCGTGCGTTTCCCTCGTCGAACAATACGGCACCACCGGCCTCGACTGCGTGGACGTCGATCACTTCCGCGGCGTCAACAAGCTCATGGATCGCCTGCTCGCGCACGGCCATCAACGCATCGGTTTCTTCACGCATCACTACGATGTCGAGGCCAGCTGGGCACTCCGCCGCCACAGCGCCTACATGGAAAAACTGTTTTCCCTCGGCATGCCCTACAACCCCGACGACGCGCTCAACATCGGCCAGCACAACAAGCTCGATTACGATGCCACCCACCAGCGCGCCCTCGAACTCACGCGCAAGGGAGTCACCGCCTGGCTGTGCGCGTCCGACTACGAAGCCTACCAGCTCGTGGAATTCTTCAAGAAGAATGGCCTATCCGTTCCCCGTGATGTTTCCGTCACCGGCTTCGACGGCATTCGCAAGCCCGCCGGCGCCCCTCTCCTCAGCACCGTGCAGGTCCCTTATCGTGAGATCGGCGTCACCGGCGTGAAACGCCTGTCCGACCTGATCAACCGCCGCTTCGATTCCACCCAGCACATCCTGCTGGACTGCGCTTTGCGCGAGGGCGAAACCATCGCCGCTCCGCGCAATTCAGCACTCTGA
- a CDS encoding glycoside hydrolase family 2 TIM barrel-domain containing protein: MSLSSPVSPAAVAAPAVQPSSKVALERRADGQWQLLRNGRPFVINGVGGQRHLELLVQMGGNSFRTWGADDLDHKGPNGKSLLDQARELDLAVTIGIWLQHERHGFNYSDPAQLEKQREYVRGLVRRYRNEPSLLVWGLGNEMEGPTADGRDTRIWKELQVLAQIIKQEDPNHPVMTVIAGAGGAKVKALMENYTAIDILGVNAYGSAAGVGKALQEAGWQKPFVLTEFGPVGAWEVRHTSWNAPIEQSSQEKAANYYSTQKMVMEDSHGTCIGSYAFVWGNKQETTSTWYGMFAPTGEKMPSIDAMSYAWTGKWPENRSPRIRKFTTDLREAIVKPGQPFTGLLEATDAEKDTLTVEWTVVAESTDRREGGDDEAVPPSIPGCITRSEGLAVAGVAPTKTGPYRLFATVRDGKGGASIDNVPFLVK, translated from the coding sequence ATGAGCCTTTCCTCCCCCGTTTCCCCTGCGGCCGTGGCCGCGCCCGCCGTGCAACCATCCTCCAAGGTCGCGCTGGAGCGTCGTGCGGATGGTCAGTGGCAGCTGCTACGCAACGGCCGGCCGTTCGTCATCAATGGCGTCGGTGGCCAGCGTCATCTTGAGCTGCTCGTTCAGATGGGCGGAAACTCGTTCCGCACCTGGGGCGCCGACGACCTCGATCACAAAGGTCCCAACGGCAAAAGCCTGCTTGATCAGGCGCGCGAGCTGGATCTTGCCGTGACCATCGGCATCTGGCTCCAGCACGAGCGCCACGGTTTTAATTACAGCGACCCGGCGCAGCTGGAGAAGCAGCGCGAGTATGTCCGCGGCCTGGTGCGCCGTTATCGCAATGAGCCCAGCCTGCTGGTCTGGGGTTTGGGCAACGAGATGGAAGGTCCGACCGCGGATGGTCGCGACACGCGTATTTGGAAGGAGCTTCAAGTGCTCGCCCAGATCATCAAGCAAGAGGACCCGAACCATCCTGTGATGACGGTCATCGCCGGTGCCGGCGGCGCCAAAGTGAAGGCGCTCATGGAAAATTACACCGCGATCGATATCCTCGGCGTGAACGCCTACGGTAGTGCGGCCGGCGTGGGCAAGGCGCTGCAGGAGGCGGGCTGGCAAAAGCCGTTTGTCCTCACCGAATTCGGTCCGGTCGGAGCGTGGGAGGTGCGTCACACCTCGTGGAATGCGCCCATCGAACAATCCAGCCAGGAGAAGGCGGCCAATTATTACAGCACCCAGAAGATGGTGATGGAAGACAGCCACGGCACCTGCATCGGCAGCTACGCCTTTGTGTGGGGCAACAAACAGGAAACCACCTCGACGTGGTATGGCATGTTCGCGCCGACCGGTGAGAAAATGCCGTCGATCGACGCCATGTCGTATGCCTGGACGGGCAAGTGGCCGGAAAACCGCAGCCCGCGTATCCGTAAATTTACTACGGATTTGCGCGAGGCGATTGTGAAGCCCGGGCAGCCGTTCACCGGATTGCTTGAGGCGACCGATGCGGAGAAGGACACGCTCACCGTCGAGTGGACGGTCGTGGCCGAGAGCACCGATCGTCGCGAAGGCGGCGATGACGAGGCTGTCCCGCCGAGCATTCCCGGATGCATCACCCGCAGTGAAGGTCTGGCCGTCGCCGGAGTCGCTCCGACGAAAACCGGTCCTTACCGCCTATTCGCGACGGTTCGCGACGGCAAGGGCGGCGCCAGCATCGATAACGTTCCCTTTCTTGTAAAATGA
- a CDS encoding beta-glucanase precursor has product MKPGLLLSVTSCVVASLLPLSAQTPDATPAPAAATTPAAPKLDFGDNGSATITGKAWAAHAAKNVAEVKGYVARVRELYEATAIQQQNSLTAPVPTDDKEKVHSYWALNDVGTSLFILGQTLEQSGDKAGALAAYKTLVDKLSFAQCWDTKGWFWRPSEAARARVKALEFDAAE; this is encoded by the coding sequence ATGAAACCCGGCCTGCTTCTTTCCGTGACGTCCTGCGTCGTCGCCTCGCTCCTGCCCCTTTCCGCCCAAACTCCGGACGCCACCCCGGCGCCCGCCGCCGCCACCACCCCGGCCGCACCCAAGCTCGACTTTGGTGACAACGGCTCCGCCACCATCACCGGCAAAGCCTGGGCCGCCCACGCCGCCAAAAACGTCGCCGAGGTTAAGGGCTACGTCGCCCGCGTCCGCGAGCTCTACGAAGCCACCGCCATCCAGCAGCAGAATTCGCTGACCGCCCCCGTCCCCACCGACGACAAGGAAAAGGTTCACTCGTATTGGGCCCTCAATGACGTCGGCACGTCCCTCTTCATCCTGGGGCAGACGCTTGAGCAATCCGGCGACAAGGCCGGTGCCCTCGCCGCCTACAAGACGCTCGTGGACAAATTGTCCTTCGCCCAGTGCTGGGACACCAAAGGCTGGTTCTGGCGTCCGTCCGAAGCCGCCCGCGCCCGCGTGAAGGCCCTCGAGTTCGACGCCGCCGAATAA